One Pseudanabaena sp. FACHB-2040 DNA window includes the following coding sequences:
- a CDS encoding EAL domain-containing protein: protein MQSNPRLFFYSYLSRFRVLRKSYTTKIMVVAFLGTHIPLLSLLFSFVTSTAYSWETAMGVLGVALIATLGGTAATLYALHHLLAPVRLTSIALRNYLRFQKLPELPTQFADEAGTLMADTSQTLHQLNELIHYISNYDNLTGLPNRKLLCDRICQTLLRPEHNQRMVAVLVVSINDYTGISQALGQEALGLLLRTVAQRLTNNIGSSDLLAYLGKDEFAIARIDIPSLESLVKLSQLLLSTLAKPFLLAGRSLHITASIGLSLMSIEDSQQIDQLLQQAQMALTQAKQQGVSQYQFYSPELNAQLQERLALENDLYGALERNEMIVYYQPLVDLRTGQVTAVEALVRWQHPIRGMVSPAQFIPIAEANGLIVAIGEWVLQQACIQCRLWQRAGLPPLRMSVNLSARQFEQPNLVNIVSQILQKSGLDPAYLELEVTESFLMDDIERSVSTLKRLRDLGVVLALDDFGTGYSSLNYLKCFPVDMLKIDRSFVQDTLSHPDSAAITDAIIALAKSLRLSITAEGIETQAQLDYLQTRGCHEGQGFYFSRPVPPEALVELLLRPSQPLEAYARRLQCTVPV, encoded by the coding sequence ATGCAGAGCAATCCCAGGCTTTTCTTCTATTCGTACCTATCTCGCTTTAGGGTGCTGAGAAAAAGTTACACCACCAAAATTATGGTAGTAGCCTTTCTAGGAACTCACATTCCTCTGCTGTCTCTCTTATTTAGCTTTGTCACTTCGACGGCTTATTCTTGGGAGACGGCAATGGGAGTCTTGGGGGTGGCACTGATAGCGACACTAGGCGGAACGGCAGCTACGCTCTATGCCCTACACCACTTGCTAGCTCCGGTCAGACTGACCTCGATAGCCTTACGAAACTATCTTCGCTTTCAGAAGCTGCCTGAGTTGCCCACACAGTTTGCTGATGAGGCTGGTACGCTGATGGCAGATACCTCGCAGACTCTACATCAGCTCAATGAGCTAATTCACTACATCAGCAACTACGACAATCTGACCGGCTTGCCTAACCGTAAGCTGCTTTGCGATCGCATCTGCCAGACCTTACTTCGCCCTGAGCACAACCAGCGGATGGTGGCTGTCTTAGTAGTAAGCATCAATGACTATACCGGCATCAGCCAAGCGCTAGGGCAAGAGGCACTGGGCCTGCTGTTGAGAACGGTGGCTCAGCGGTTAACAAACAACATTGGCTCAAGCGATCTTCTGGCCTACCTGGGCAAGGATGAATTTGCGATCGCCCGAATCGATATTCCCTCTTTAGAAAGCTTGGTAAAGCTATCTCAACTGCTGCTCAGTACCCTGGCCAAGCCTTTTTTACTAGCAGGCAGATCGCTTCACATCACAGCTAGCATCGGTTTGTCCCTGATGAGCATTGAAGACAGCCAGCAGATTGATCAGCTGTTGCAGCAAGCCCAGATGGCCCTAACCCAGGCCAAGCAGCAGGGAGTCAGCCAGTATCAGTTTTATTCTCCCGAACTCAATGCCCAACTGCAAGAACGCCTAGCCTTAGAAAATGATCTCTATGGGGCCTTGGAGCGCAATGAGATGATTGTCTATTACCAGCCCTTGGTGGATTTGCGCACGGGGCAGGTGACTGCAGTTGAAGCTTTGGTTCGGTGGCAGCACCCCATTCGAGGAATGGTTTCCCCAGCCCAGTTTATTCCAATTGCAGAAGCGAATGGGCTGATTGTAGCGATTGGAGAATGGGTTTTGCAGCAGGCCTGTATTCAGTGTCGGCTCTGGCAGCGGGCCGGACTGCCGCCCCTGCGCATGTCTGTGAACCTCTCAGCCCGGCAGTTTGAACAACCGAATCTGGTAAACATTGTTAGCCAGATTTTGCAGAAGAGTGGGCTAGATCCAGCCTACCTGGAGCTAGAAGTGACTGAAAGCTTTCTAATGGATGACATTGAGCGCTCAGTTTCAACGCTGAAGCGGCTCAGAGACTTGGGAGTAGTGCTGGCCCTCGACGATTTTGGCACCGGCTATTCTTCTCTGAACTACCTGAAGTGCTTTCCCGTGGACATGCTGAAGATTGATCGCTCCTTTGTGCAGGATACGCTCTCTCATCCTGATAGCGCAGCGATAACTGATGCCATCATTGCCCTGGCTAAAAGTCTTCGTCTCAGCATCACGGCAGAGGGGATTGAAACCCAGGCACAGCTCGATTATTTACAAACCCGGGGCTGTCACGAGGGCCAAGGATTCTACTTCAGTCGCCCCGTGCCCCCAGAAGCCCTAGTTGAACTATTGCTGCGGCCGTCTCAGCCACTGGAAGCTTATGCGAGAAGACTCCAATGTACGGTGCCAGTTTAA